TCGAGAAGTAGTTGTTTTTCCCGAACCGCTGCCTCGTGAAAAACAACTATGGCTTCTTGCGTACTAATGTTCGGCACCGAAATAGGTAAATTCTCCAATACCTGCCGCCTAATGCTAGTGATGTATGAACCTGTTGCCAAAGTAGACAAATATTGCTGTGCCGAAACTTGATTGATTTGCCACGCGATGAATGCCGGCAATACTGGGATTTCATCCCTCAGGCGGATCAGGAACAGATGGGGGGAACAAACAGCTTTCAAATTGACTTCATTTAAACAGGCCGCAACGTTTCGATTGCCATGCGCAGTAAAA
The DNA window shown above is from Candidatus Dadabacteria bacterium and carries:
- a CDS encoding restriction endonuclease subunit S; its protein translation is MTYEEIKLTKLGNLSTIISGYPFRGKIKEDPNSEVAVVQIKDINTETGLNWENLVRTRLTSRRKPEWLKRGDILFTAHGNRNVAACLNEVNLKAVCSPHLFLIRLRDEIPVLPAFIAWQINQVSAQQYLSTLATGSYITSIRRQVLENLPISVPNISTQEAIVVFHEAAVREKQLLLDMIGNRNRQMRALAVMALAKQKGD